A stretch of DNA from Glycine max cultivar Williams 82 chromosome 18, Glycine_max_v4.0, whole genome shotgun sequence:
TTAAGCTTCTCCAAGTGTTGAATTCCAGAGGGAACTGTTTTGAGTTGGGAGAGGTCTCGTAAAACAATTTCTTCCACAGAACACAGTGCTCCTCTGTCGATAAGGATGGACTTCAACTTATCCAAACTTTGGAGGAACAGTTGCTTTAGTCTCTGAAACCATCCACGTTGAAAATGCAAAGTTTCACCTTCATAAGCATTGTCTCTTAAAACGAGGAACAACAACCTTGGCATATTATTTAGTGATTGCAATGCATCATTAGTCAACCTGGAGCCGCGCAAACGCAGTTGCACAAGATTTGGGAACTGTGAAATCCAATTTGGAAACCTTGTTAACTTCCCAAATAGGACAAGCTTCCTAAGTGTAGACATAGGTGACGTAATGTACAAGTCAATTACTTCACTCCAATCAGCTGCATCAATAAGTAGTTTCTCCAAGAGTGGCATCTCATTTATCAAGGAACACAGAGTCTCTTTGTGCTTTCCCTCAAAATCATTCACCGACAGTTCCCTTAACTGCTTTAGCTTTCCTACCTCTCTAATGACCACTCCATCATCATCTATAATCACTGGAGGTATCTCTTGTAGGGATGTCATGCCTCCAATATCCTTCCATTGAATTGAACACCTAGAATAAGCCAGAAGATGACGTAGCTTTTTAAGCTTACTAATCTCCTCTGGCATCTCAGACACACCTGTGCCTCTTATATCCAAGGTCTCCAAATTCAGGAGCTTACCAATGGATTTTGGTAGACTTGCTATCCATGTATACCGGAAGCTTAAATACTTCAAGTGGCATAAATTCCCCAAATTTTCAGGAACATAACTAAAAGCAGAACCTTCAAAATCAAGTACCTTCAGTAGCATGTAATTTGTAGGGAATTTGTTAACCAAGTCTTGAGATAAGTTTTCATCTTTTCCTGTCATGATAAGAATTGACCGAATGGGTGAGCTTCTTGTACTTCCACTAAAATCATGGGTTGCAATTGTCAGGCGTCGAACAATATTACTTGATACAGATTGATCACGCCCGTCAATATACTGACAAAACCCTGTATCCTTGACTTTTCTAAGGATCATGTCGTGTATTAAGTCATGAACACGACACCTTTTAACTTTGCCATCAATTCTAAGTGAGGATACTTGCACCAAACTTCTATGGACCAACCCTGATAAATATGGTTGCCCAACTTCTTCCAAAGATTTTCCGGTTTCATGTTTGACAAACCCTTCAGTTATCCACTGTCTAATCAATCTATCAGATTTAACTTCATAGTCCTCCGGATACATTCCGAAATACAATAAACATGATCTGAGATTGATCGGCAAATCATCATAACTTAAACCTAAAATTTTTGTTATACTATTTAACTCAGAATTCCTCTCCAAGTCTAAACTTAGATCTCGACTAAACTGTCCCCATTCAGGTGCACTTTCATCTTTTTGAGACAAAAGACCACCAATGGCCACTATTGCTAGAGGTAAATCTTTACACTTTCTGACAATTTCAAGAGATATATCTTTAAGTTCTTCTGGACAATCTCCATCGGAACTATACTGAAATGCCTTCTTACAGAACAATTTCAAAGATTCTTCTTCAGTTAAAGGTTTTTCTAGGTTATGCACCTCAACAAATGATGATTTCCTACAATATTCTGCAACCTTCTCATCCCTGGTTGTGATTAATATCCTACTtccatttttattatcaattacagCAGATTCAATGTGATCCCAAAATGTTTCATTCCATACGTCATCAAACAAGACAACATACCTCTTGTTGCGCAAGCGGTTTCTGACTTCTTTTGTCAACGACTCGATGGTAGAAACATCCTTGGGAGGgtcctcatttttttctttgcaaagcTCATTCAACATATGTGTCAGCAATCCTACAGCAGAGAAGGATTGAGAAACTGTGATCAACGCATGGCACTCGAAATTGTTACGCACCTGGTCATAAACTTGCTTGGCAAGAGTTGTTTTTCCCACCCCTGCAATTCCCACCACGGAGATGACTGTGCGTTGTTCTCTTCCATTTGTCAACCAATATTTCAATGTAGCTCTATCGTTATCGAGCCCCACAACCTCATCCTCCTCAATAAAGAGAGGATCCATTCGAAGTTTCTGCCAGGTGGCATCTTGATTTCCTCTAGAACTAGTTGATCTTTTCTCTAAAGGAAAATGGCGTTGGAAACCATCTCTTTCAGCACGAACAAGCAATTTAACATCCTGAATCTTATACGCACTTTGAAGGCGAAGGATTTGAGTTTTGATGAAGGCAACAGCCTCACATAGTAAAGCTGCACATCGAGGATCATCAGGTTGCTTATCCTTACAGGAGATGTTATATTCATCGATGATATCTTCCATGCGAAAAGCTGCTTCTCTCAGCCGCATcaccctttcttttattttatgacGCTTTCCATCATCTTGTTCAGCTTCAGCCACTTTATCAGCATCATTGATGAAATCTTGAAAGCTTTCAAGTTCATCTGTAATGTCTATAACTTCTTTTGGGAGACCTCTCAGCATTTTGACAGCTTCCAATATTTTTGGAAGCGCATGCTGACCAGCCAAGGACACTGCAGTTTCTGCCATTTTAGTCTTGCTAGCTAGCTCTGTTTTTCTGGTTTGTTGTGAGTGCAAACTTGATGTTCTGCAACGTTATATAGCCAATAAATGTACTTAGCCAAACAATGACACGGACACTGTTTATGATAATATCTTAACcatataatttcaataaaattttaaaattaacatgaaTCTCTATTTATAAGTTCTAGAGTCATGATTAACAGGCGTCGgttatcagatttttttttataaattctttttatcTATATCATACGGAGATGATATTTTGTAACTTAGTGCACTGTGTACGCGGAGACGAAGACTTTGAGCTTTGCAGCGTCTCTTTTGCGAGCAAGTTGTGATATTGTGGTCCAGCTAATGTGAAAATGTGATTATcagattatttgttttaaaggaataatttcattttgattATTCATTTAGCACTTAAGGCTCATAATTTTGTAAACCACTTTTCGCCCCTAACAGTTCGTATATATATGCTAGCTTTGCCGCTAATAATTGTATACAGATGATTTTCTTCTACCCCGTTTTAGGATGAATTGAAATGGAAagatgagagaaaaaagaaaaaagatacagAGACAAAGTGATATATGCGAtaagtaatatattaaaaaggaaGGAGCTagctaagtaaaaaaaaatggtggatGTGAGATGAAAGACAAAGGGGATGAATGATTAGTATTTTTGACAGACATAATATACTTTTGGCccttaaattttttgaattttttatttaatctttaataaaaaaaaattgactttttgtccttctaattttttttgataaaatatttttttatccttaaatttcttataatttatgattttgatccttaaattattttaccacCTATCAACATTCCTAAACTTTTCCGTGTCCAATGTTTTAtcctttttatctattttaatttgcatttaaatgaataaatttatgtTAGAATGAACACAACAATCAGTCATATCATACACGAAATTTATATATTAGGAGCATAAAACTAGAAtattagattatatatatatatatatatatatatatatatatatatatatatatatatatatatatatatatatatatacgcacacttactctctctctctctgatctatataatatatatatataaactagaaTATTAGATGTAatactgcaaaaaaaaaaaacgtttgaggaaattaaatatatcatgGGAAACAAGGTGCCAAACTTGAGATGAAACTTAATTTGTTGTCATCTCAGCCTGTGAAAAATAGATCATACTAGTCAAAAGAATTCCTCAATACAATGCAATCAATAATAATCATTTAACAGTCCTTTGCACATGCCTTCTCGGCTTGTTTTGTCATTTCTCAATCTAGCTGTCTTTCAAATTGAAGATGCCACCTAAAACACATTATTGTCTCAGCTATCTTTGGGTCTACCAGTGTGCgaatattaattataactaataattattttttatttatccaaaACAACTGAAAAAGACATTATATTACTTCAGAAGTAAagatacaataaataaattatgtaaggAACCATTTTACaacttgtaaaaaataaaataccattTTGTAACTTTTAACAAATAGAAGCttaaattacaatataaaataGAGATACAAGACCAACAGAGTAATTTAGCCATAGTTTTATGTCTAACTCCTATTAGTGTGATGTAGACAAAGAGAAATAAAGCATACTCCAATTCATTTCAAGCTGAATCGGTGCCTGTATCTCAAACACTTCTTCTAGAAGAGAACACAAAGAGCTCTGGTCCAATCCATTCAAGCTGAATCAGTGCATGCCTGTATCTTAAACACCTCATAGAGTACCAATCCCACCGGCCAGCAAGAACATCTCATCAAATGAATTGTTCCTCACTGCAGTGTCCACCAGCCTGTGCATCCTAGGTGAGAAAAACCTGAActcaaaagttaaaataatctaGGCAGCAATTACACTCATGAATACTCCAAGTTATTGAGCATAGGTGGTAGATTACATGGAGTGTGGTAATTTTTGGATGGAAGCATTGATGAAAGTTAGATGTTCTCCATTCCGAACTTCTTTTCCTAATGTTGAATCTGTAACAGGTACttatctaaacatgcaaattaatttaaatggtATATTCAGATCAAACAGCGGAAACTAAATATTACGAGCGTACCTCCAACCATTGCAGATCGAACGCGAAACGACgcatatttagtttaaaaataattaattcaagaaatattataaattaaatgttataaaaaaagaataagcattattttaaaagtcttataaataggaacaagaaaagaataatcaaTTTCAACTAATAGAAAACAGTGTGTAAAAAAGAGCATGTTAAAGTCTTAAAAGAACATGctcttaatatttttcttattatgattatgatcTTTTTTTCTCCATTCGATCAATGTATTGATTGCATGTTAACCACACGCGAGGACACACATTGGCACAAACTTTATTATAATATCTTGTATATTTTCATATCGCCTTGTGTAAGATGATGTTCTCACATACTATTCATCCTATTCTTGaggtgaaaaattaaaataggggAAGCCATGCCACCTCTTGTAAAGTTAAGGAAGACTGTCAAGTTATAGCAAGTGTGGACAAAGTCTCCATCAAATGTGTCAACTCTTGTTAGCCTCGAGCATgattaattaatcttaattgtacaaatacaataaatataaaattaagtttaagtaaaataataatttatgcttaattatacaaatatgaTTAACTTTTCTGGCCATCAGGTTTTCTCGAATACATCTCCTTTATCTATAACATAtattagtgttatatattttGTACCCATAagtgttatataaaaaatttatcacatCTGTCGAGAGGAAGACTTTGAACTTTTCAGCATCATCTATCTTAAATATACTATGAGCAAGTTGTGAtatttttccctttatttttgtcGTGCTATAACAAGTTGTGAATTTGCTATCTAGTTAATTGTATACAAATGTGATTAATTAAACAATGTCAGATGCATTTTGTCAGAGTTATTATAccgataaaatttaaataaaatatcttacacTTGTCAAAGTATTTACCTtgcaggtatatatatatatatatatatatatatatatatatatatatatatatattattttgatcattCATTTGGCTCTAGTGTTTTAGTTTGCGCCGATAATTTACACAATTCATCATTTTGAGGATTGATCTTGAAACTGGTCTGAGATGATGAATTGTCGTTGAATAGGTCAGCCACCTGATTTGATCTAATTGGCAATAATAATATGTTATATGATGAGCAAGAAATTAAATGCTGATCCACAggaacagtttttttttaactaggtTAACCATTGGTGGAAGAGGGTAATTAAGCTAttctatttacttttaaaagcTATATACAGGCTGGTGTATCCTTCTTATCATTGCATATGGTTTTACTCTAAGCTTTAAaatttactctctttttttctttcaaaaatggaaatttttaatctatttcGTTGGTCTTTAATTTAGGAGAACAAAATTTGCTTTCCTATTTTTGCGCAGGATCGAGGATCACCTAGTTGTCATTAAAATACTGGATGAAGATTTTCGTAGAGAGTTTAATAGTACTAAAAGATGCTTACAAAGAGTCTTCAGGTGATAAATTGACTACGAATAAATgttttgtagaagcaagatatAGTTAATGCGAAAATATAAGACTTTACTCTCTCATCTAATCAtaaatggtatatatatatatatatatatatatatatatatatatatatatatatatatatatatatatatatatatatatatatatatatatatatatatatatatatatatatatatatatatatatatatatatatatatatatatatatatatatatatatatatatatatatatatatatatatatatatatatatatatatatatatatatatatatataccactaAAATGCTATTAAATCATCTTCGTttaaaaattcttattaaattttttctgtaaataaaatacatattaacttgttaattattaatattttaatttaaaatatattctatattttatatttacttaattacgaaatatatatatatataaataaataataaatttaattattaatttttataataattattttaaaaatgacatatacacttaatatgatttttttattacgaCATACTTTTATCTACATCAAATTgacatcatattttttatccaCCCTagtgtttacaaaaaaattagtgCAACGTCTACCTTGAGACTTGATAGGAAGACTTTGAGATTCCATCATCTCTCTTAAATATTTGGgctaattattattaaactttttcaaaatttagtttttaatttttatttttttttctcttcgtCAAGatctttcaactttttttttatcaagatttttagttcttacatttttatttgacGGGTCAATGTCTCTCGACTTTTTtcattaagatttttaatttcaagaggTAAATCTTTACACTTTCTGACAATTTCAAGAGATATATCCTTAAGTTCTTCTGGACAATCTCCATCGGAGCTATACTGAAATGCCTTCTTACAGAACAATTTCAAAGATTCTTCTTCAGTTAAAGGTTTTTCTAGGTTATGCACCTCAACAAATGATGATTTCCTACAATATTCTGCAACCTTCTCATCCCTGGTTGTGATTAATATCCTACTtccatttttattatcaattacagCAGATTCAATGTGATCCCAAAATGTTTCATTCCATACGTCATCAAACAAGACAACATACCTCTTGTTGCGCAAGCGGTTTCTGACTTCTTCGATCAACGACTCCATGTTAGAAACATCCTTGGAAGGGTCCTCCTTTTTCACTTTGGGAAGCTCATCCAACAAACGCCTCAGCAGTCCTTCTGCAGAGTAGGATTGAGACACTGCGATCAACGCATGGCACTCGAAATTGTTACGAACCTGGTCATAAACTTGCTTGGCAAGAGTTGTTTTTCCCACCCCTGCAATTCCCACCACTGAGATGACAGTGcgtttttctcttccctttgtCAACCAATATTTCAATGTAGCTCTATCGTTATGGAGCCCCACAACCTCATCCTCCTCAATAAAGAGAGGAGCCCTTCTAAGTGTCTGCCAGGTGACATCTTGATTTCCTCTAGAACTGGTTGGTCTTTGCTCCAAAGGAAAATGGCGTTGGAAACCATCTCTTTCAGCACGAACAAGCGATTTAACATCGTGAATCTTATATGCACTTTGAAGGCGAAGGATTTGAGTTTTGATGAAGTCAACAGCCTCACATTGTAAAGCTGCACATCGAGGATCATCAGGTTGCTTATCCTCACAGGAGATGTTATATTCATCGATGACATCTTCCATGCGAAAAGCTGCTTCTCTCAGTCGCATCACCCTTTCTTTTATTCTATGACGCCTTCCATCATCTTCTTCAGCTTCAGCCACTTTATCAGCATCATTGATGAAATCTTGAAAGCTTTCAAGTTCATCTGTAATGTCTCTAACTTCGTTTGGGAGATCTCTCAGCATTTTGACAGCTTCCAATATTTTTGGAAGCGCATGCTGACCAGCCAAGGACACTGCAGTTTCTGCCATTTTAGTCTTGCTAGCTAGCtctgttttttttggtttgttgtGAGTGTAAAACTTGATGTTCTTCAACATTATATATAGCCATGTCCGTAGTAAGAGGGGGAcaattgattaatatttaatattcttttattcaGCAAGTTGGATGTATTGTTAATTTATGAAGTAGTTATTTATTCCAATGTATTGAAATATTCCATTATGATTGAACCAATTAATACGAAAACGCCAAAGTAATATTGGTTTAAGTCATAATATATTACATTTCCAAGTTGAAGTATCATCCACTTGTCCTAAAAACAGATGCTAGATATGACCAGCGCTAGTTTCAGACAAAGCTGAACGTGTGTATGCCAGCACTGAATTTGCCATTcttaatgttaattatttgtcacCTATCCATACCATATCACGCTAcccaatttttaaataagtacgAAAACTAATTATGTTAGAGAAAACTATATTCGATTCAAATGATGTTTGTCGGTTaggacatatatttattttatttacttgcaaattttattttaattcataaaattatttctctttatttatttaatcacaaaaattttattatttttctaaaaaattatttatttttaagtaaaatcttgtttaatttattttacaaaaaattaaatgttacaTTCTCCATTGCATGTCACCCATGATGAGTGATTAATAAGTTTATATTAAATGTTACATTCTCCATTGCATGTCACCCATGATGAGTGATTAATAAGTTTATCCCATCCTTTTTAATAAGTTTGTCttatgtttataatattttttaaaattatccttgTACTTATACTTCTCTCTTGTCTAATGGTTTGTCAatacattttctttcttcttttaataatggatatttttagtctaaaaataattaataaaagaaatattatagattgagttttataaaatagaataaatatcattttaaaagtcttataaataaaaatggagacaaaataattaatttcaactaATAGAAAATAGTGtgtaaaaaaagaatatgttaAAGTCTTAAAAgagcatatatttattttataaaaaggaattctattttaatttatatcaaattaataaataaaacatcctttttattttctaaggacatatatttattttatttatcttacaaacattattttaattaataaaattatttctcctgatttatttaatcacaaaaacctcattatttttctaaaattctatttatttttaaataaaatccttttaatatatataatttcatttatcGTAGCTTAAGAAGATGAATACAAACTTAACATTTAAAACTTATGATTTCATGAAACTACTCAAATTATCTACTACTTGTTTGACTCTATATAGTaggttatttctttttctttttgtggattGGTATTGTTTATTTGATATTAGGGTCACACGATaagtttttctttatatatattgataataagAAGCACAAGCAGTGCAAATACAAGTGGCTGTATTGGCCCGTACATGGAATGCAAAGAACTACTAGCCTACCCCTAAGGCTCGAAAGAAAGCATTACCCAACAAATGACTGCGCCTTACATCTTAATCTACATAAGAATAAATACACAAAGGAAGATGCAAGACTAACCATCAAACACAACATA
This window harbors:
- the LOC100305454 gene encoding disease resistance protein isoform X1, producing the protein MAETAVSLAGQHALPKILEAVKMLRGLPKEVIDITDELESFQDFINDADKVAEAEQDDGKRHKIKERVMRLREAAFRMEDIIDEYNISCKDKQPDDPRCAALLCEAVAFIKTQILRLQSAYKIQDVKLLVRAERDGFQRHFPLEKRSTSSRGNQDATWQKLRMDPLFIEEDEVVGLDNDRATLKYWLTNGREQRTVISVVGIAGVGKTTLAKQVYDQVRNNFECHALITVSQSFSAVGLLTHMLNELCKEKNEDPPKDVSTIESLTKEVRNRLRNKRYVVLFDDVWNETFWDHIESAVIDNKNGSRILITTRDEKVAEYCRKSSFVEVHNLEKPLTEEESLKLFCKKAFQYSSDGDCPEELKDISLEIVRKCKDLPLAIVAIGGLLSQKDESAPEWGQFSRDLSLDLERNSELNSITKILGLSYDDLPINLRSCLLYFGMYPEDYEVKSDRLIRQWITEGFVKHETGKSLEEVGQPYLSGLVHRSLVQVSSLRIDGKVKRCRVHDLIHDMILRKVKDTGFCQYIDGRDQSVSSNIVRRLTIATHDFSGSTRSSPIRSILIMTGKDENLSQDLVNKFPTNYMLLKVLDFEGSAFSYVPENLGNLCHLKYLSFRYTWIASLPKSIGKLLNLETLDIRGTGVSEMPEEISKLKKLRHLLAYSRCSIQWKDIGGMTSLQEIPPVIIDDDGVVIREVGKLKQLRELSVNDFEGKHKETLCSLINEMPLLEKLLIDAADWSEVIDLYITSPMSTLRKLVLFGKLTRFPNWISQFPNLVQLRLRGSRLTNDALQSLNNMPRLLFLVLRDNAYEGETLHFQRGWFQRLKQLFLQSLDKLKSILIDRGALCSVEEIVLRDLSQLKTVPSGIQHLEKLKDLYIDDMPTEFEQRIAPDGGEDHWIIQDVPHVRIWSEDAEEPLHIFGRSHH
- the LOC100305454 gene encoding disease resistance protein (The RefSeq protein has 14 substitutions compared to this genomic sequence) gives rise to the protein MAETAVSLAGQHALPKILEAVKMLRDLPNEVRDITDELESFQDFINDADKVAEAEEDDGRRHRIKERVMRLREAAFRMEDVIDEYNISCEDKQPDDPRCAALQCEAVDFIKTQILRLQSAYKIQDVKLLVRAERDGFQRHFPLEKRSTSSRGNQDVTWQTLRRAPLFIEEDEVVGLDNDRATLKYWLTNGREQRTVISVVGIAGVGKTTLAKQVYDQVRNNFECHALITVSQSFSAVGLLTHMLNELCKEKNEDPPKDVSTIESLTKEVRNRLRNKRYVVLFDDVWNETFWDHIESAVIDNKNGSRILITTRDEKVAEYCRKSSFVEVHNLEKPLTEEESLKLFCKKAFQYSSDGDCPEELKDISLEIVRKCKDLPLAIVAIGGLLSQKDESAPEWGQFSRDLSLDLERNSELNSITKILGLSYDDLPINLRSCLLYFGMYPEDYEVKSDRLIRQWITEGFVKHETGKSLEEVGQPYLSGLVHRSLVQVSSLRIDGKVKRCRVHDLIHDMILRKVKDTGFCQYIDGRDQSVSSNIVRRLTIATHDFSGSTRSSPIRSILIMTGKDENLSQDLVNKFPTNYMLLKVLDFEGSAFSYVPENLGNLCHLKYLSFRYTWIASLPKSIGKLLNLETLDIRGTGVSEMPEEISKLKKLRHLLAYSRCSIQWKDIGGMTSLQEIPPVIIDDDGVVIREVGKLKQLRELSVNDFEGKHKETLCSLINEMPLLEKLLIDAADWSEVIDLYITSPMSTLRKLVLFGKLTRFPNWISQFPNLVQLRLRGSRLTNDALQSLNNMPRLLFLVLRDNAYEGETLHFQRGWFQRLKQLFLQSLDKLKSILIDRGALCSVEEIVLRDLSQLKTVPSGIQHLEKLKDLYIDDMPTEFEQRIAPDGGEDHWIIQDVPHVRIWSEDAEEPLHIFGRSHH
- the LOC106797177 gene encoding disease resistance protein PIK6-NP isoform X4; translated protein: MAETAVSLAGQHALPKILEAVKMLRDLPNEVRDITDELESFQDFINDADKVAEAEEDDGRRHRIKERVMRLREAAFRMEDVIDEYNISCEDKQPDDPRCAALQCEAVDFIKTQILRLQSAYKIHDVKSLVRAERDGFQRHFPLEQRPTSSRGNQDVTWQTLRRAPLFIEEDEVVGLHNDRATLKYWLTKGREKRTVISVVGIAGVGKTTLAKQVYDQVRNNFECHALIAVSQSYSAEGLLRRLLDELPKVKKEDPSKDVSNMESLIEEVRNRLRNKRLVDTAVRNNSFDEMFLLAGGIGTL
- the LOC106797177 gene encoding disease resistance protein PIK6-NP isoform X3; translated protein: MAETAVSLAGQHALPKILEAVKMLRDLPNEVRDITDELESFQDFINDADKVAEAEEDDGRRHRIKERVMRLREAAFRMEDVIDEYNISCEDKQPDDPRCAALQCEAVDFIKTQILRLQSAYKIHDVKSLVRAERDGFQRHFPLEQRPTSSRGNQDVTWQTLRRAPLFIEEDEVVGLHNDRATLKYWLTKGREKRTVISVVGIAGVGKTTLAKQVYDQVRNNFECHALIAVSQSYSAEGLLRRLLDELPKVKKEDPSKDVSNMESLIEEVRNRLRNKRMHRLVDTAVRNNSFDEMFLLAGGIGTL
- the LOC106797177 gene encoding disease resistance protein PIK6-NP isoform X2, with protein sequence MAETAVSLAGQHALPKILEAVKMLRDLPNEVRDITDELESFQDFINDADKVAEAEEDDGRRHRIKERVMRLREAAFRMEDVIDEYNISCEDKQPDDPRCAALQCEAVDFIKTQILRLQSAYKIHDVKSLVRAERDGFQRHFPLEQRPTSSRGNQDVTWQTLRRAPLFIEEDEVVGLHNDRATLKYWLTKGREKRTVISVVGIAGVGKTTLAKQVYDQVRNNFECHALIAVSQSYSAEGLLRRLLDELPKVKKEDPSKDVSNMESLIEEVRNRLRNKRFFSPRMHRLVDTAVRNNSFDEMFLLAGGIGTL
- the LOC106797177 gene encoding disease resistance protein PIK6-NP isoform X5; this encodes MAETAVSLAGQHALPKILEAVKMLRDLPNEVRDITDELESFQDFINDADKVAEAEEDDGRRHRIKERVMRLREAAFRMEDVIDEYNISCEDKQPDDPRCAALQCEAVDFIKTQILRLQSAYKIHDVKSLVRAERDGFQRHFPLEQRPTSSRGNQDVTWQTLRRAPLFIEEDEVVGLHNDRATLKYWLTKGREKRTVISVVGIAGVGKTTLAKQVYDQVRNNFECHALIAVSQSYSAEGLLRRLLDELPKVKKEDPSKDVSNMESLIEEVRNRLRNKR
- the LOC106797177 gene encoding disease resistance protein PIK6-NP isoform X1, which translates into the protein MAETAVSLAGQHALPKILEAVKMLRDLPNEVRDITDELESFQDFINDADKVAEAEEDDGRRHRIKERVMRLREAAFRMEDVIDEYNISCEDKQPDDPRCAALQCEAVDFIKTQILRLQSAYKIHDVKSLVRAERDGFQRHFPLEQRPTSSRGNQDVTWQTLRRAPLFIEEDEVVGLHNDRATLKYWLTKGREKRTVISVVGIAGVGKTTLAKQVYDQVRNNFECHALIAVSQSYSAEGLLRRLLDELPKVKKEDPSKDVSNMESLIEEVRNRLRNKRSNQVADLFNDNSSSQTSFKINPQNDELCKLSAQTKTLEPNE